One genomic segment of Aliarcobacter cibarius includes these proteins:
- a CDS encoding NAD(+)/NADH kinase, whose protein sequence is MRLERSCKHLDKIENIGVILRPQSPELKNVYFKIEAMFLEKNINLILEENSANMIEKQGIDFDTLCKKVDFLISIGGDGTLLGLARKAFKYDLPVLGINLGTLGFLTDLSMEQLPKFIDDLVKDDYKINPRMIIEGQIKDKKFIAFNDIVISRKNLSTMLEVRAKIDKKAFNTYFGDGLIVSTPSGSTAYNLSVGGPIVYPLTNAFIITPIAPHSLTQRPIVVPADFEIEFKVTKNTGAVVIIDGQELYDLNKDEIIKIKIATKKSKMLHRSSRDFFEVLSEKLRWGN, encoded by the coding sequence TTGAGATTAGAAAGAAGTTGTAAACACTTAGATAAAATCGAAAATATTGGAGTGATTCTTAGACCACAAAGTCCAGAGTTGAAAAATGTATATTTTAAAATTGAAGCTATGTTTTTAGAAAAAAATATAAATTTAATACTTGAAGAAAACTCTGCTAATATGATAGAAAAACAAGGAATTGATTTTGATACTTTGTGTAAAAAAGTAGATTTCTTAATAAGTATTGGAGGAGATGGAACTCTTTTAGGATTAGCAAGAAAAGCTTTTAAGTATGATTTGCCAGTTTTAGGAATAAATCTAGGAACATTAGGTTTTTTAACAGATTTAAGTATGGAACAACTTCCAAAATTTATCGATGACTTAGTAAAAGATGATTATAAAATTAATCCTAGAATGATAATTGAAGGGCAAATAAAAGATAAAAAATTTATAGCTTTTAATGATATTGTAATATCTAGAAAAAATCTTTCAACTATGCTTGAAGTTAGAGCAAAAATTGATAAAAAAGCTTTTAATACATATTTTGGAGATGGACTTATTGTTTCAACACCTAGTGGTTCAACTGCCTATAATTTATCTGTTGGTGGACCAATAGTCTATCCACTAACAAATGCTTTTATAATAACTCCAATAGCACCGCATTCACTAACTCAAAGACCAATAGTTGTACCTGCTGATTTTGAAATTGAATTTAAAGTTACAAAAAATACAGGAGCAGTTGTAATTATTGATGGACAAGAATTATATGATTTAAATAAAGATGAAATTATAAAAATAAAAATAGCTACAAAAAAATCAAAAATGCTACATAGAAGTAGTAGAGATTTTTTTGAAGTTTTAAGTGAAAAATTAAGATGGGGAAATTAG
- a CDS encoding AAA family ATPase, whose protein sequence is MINRIYIKNCLSFKEVNLEFQKGLNIFSGPSGAGKSVLMQEILALFAFNDVKSELSELEFTNNSLEDFTYGIEIGDDLIIKNIKKEKVRYFLNNQSISKKNLQNISSKLIKQLNLKDTSDFESQRIIEFLDRLSSKNSIEFKNIKKLFDDKFKEFSSIKKELNKLYEDEKKIEDLKDFVKFEIKKIEDIDPKEDEYEKLNSIKKSLAKKEKIEKAMNRASTIFELNNSVTDLLQLLEIDSTFFDEAMNELNNIFEKSSDSLNELDDINIEEVLNRIEKISSLQKRFGSIKEALEYKEEKKLELESYMNISFSKTRLEKEFSSLEIEIQNIAQQISEFRKSSLLLLEDKINYYLKFLYLNNAKIDLINKELDFTGMDEILFELNEVSLDTISSGEYNRLRLALLSAISEFDIGENGVLFLDEIDANLSGKESDAISKVLISLSKNYQIFAISHQPQLTSSANQHFLVDKKDGVSTVKLLNSSEKIIEIARMISGESVTNEAIEFAKNLLK, encoded by the coding sequence TTGATTAATAGAATTTATATTAAAAATTGTCTTAGTTTTAAAGAAGTAAATCTAGAGTTTCAAAAAGGTTTGAATATTTTCAGTGGTCCTAGTGGAGCAGGAAAATCTGTTTTAATGCAAGAGATTTTAGCATTATTTGCTTTTAATGATGTAAAAAGTGAATTAAGTGAACTTGAATTTACAAATAATAGTTTAGAAGATTTTACATATGGAATTGAAATTGGTGATGATTTAATCATAAAAAACATCAAAAAAGAGAAAGTAAGATATTTTTTAAATAATCAATCAATATCAAAAAAGAATTTACAAAACATCTCTTCGAAGTTGATAAAACAATTAAATTTAAAAGATACTAGTGATTTTGAAAGTCAAAGAATAATAGAGTTTTTAGATAGGTTATCTTCAAAAAACAGTATAGAATTCAAAAATATAAAAAAATTATTTGATGATAAATTTAAAGAGTTTTCTAGTATAAAAAAAGAGTTAAATAAACTATACGAAGATGAAAAAAAAATAGAAGATTTAAAAGATTTTGTAAAATTTGAGATAAAAAAAATAGAGGATATTGATCCAAAAGAGGATGAATATGAAAAACTAAATTCTATAAAAAAATCTTTAGCAAAAAAAGAAAAAATAGAAAAAGCTATGAATAGAGCAAGTACAATTTTTGAATTAAATAATAGCGTTACTGATTTATTACAGCTTTTAGAAATAGATTCTACATTTTTTGATGAAGCTATGAATGAACTAAATAATATTTTTGAAAAATCAAGTGATAGTTTAAATGAGCTTGACGATATAAATATTGAGGAAGTTTTAAATAGAATTGAAAAAATATCTAGTTTACAAAAGAGATTTGGTTCGATTAAAGAAGCTTTAGAATATAAAGAAGAAAAGAAATTAGAGTTAGAATCTTATATGAATATATCTTTTTCTAAAACTCGTTTAGAAAAAGAGTTCTCTTCATTAGAAATTGAAATTCAAAATATAGCTCAACAAATCAGCGAGTTTAGAAAAAGTAGCTTGCTTTTATTAGAAGATAAGATTAATTATTATTTAAAGTTTTTATATTTAAATAATGCAAAAATAGATTTAATTAACAAAGAGTTAGATTTTACAGGAATGGATGAAATATTATTTGAGTTAAATGAAGTTTCTCTTGATACTATTAGTTCTGGTGAGTATAATAGACTTAGGCTTGCTCTTTTAAGTGCTATTTCAGAGTTTGATATTGGAGAAAATGGAGTTCTGTTTTTAGATGAAATTGATGCAAATTTAAGTGGAAAAGAGAGTGATGCAATATCAAAAGTATTAATATCTCTTAGTAAAAATTATCAAATTTTTGCAATTTCACATCAACCTCAATTAACATCAAGTGCAAATCAGCATTTTTTAGTTGATAAAAAAGATGGAGTTTCGACTGTAAAATTATTAAATAGTAGTGAAAAAATAATTGAAATTGCAAGAATGATTAGTGGTGAAAGTGTAACAAATGAGGCTATAGAATTTGCAAAAAATCTTCTGAAATAA